The Saccopteryx leptura isolate mSacLep1 chromosome 2, mSacLep1_pri_phased_curated, whole genome shotgun sequence genome has a window encoding:
- the KDM6B gene encoding lysine-specific demethylase 6B isoform X1, producing the protein MHRAVDPPGARVAREAFALGGLNCAGAWSSCPPHPPPRSAWLPGGRCSASVGQPPLSASLPPSHGSSSGHPNKPYYVPGTPTPRPLHGKLESLHGCVQALLREPAQPGLWEQLGQLYESEHDNEEAIRCYHSALRYGGSLAELGPHIGRLQQAQLWNFHAGSCQHRAKVLPPLEQVWNLLHLEHKRNYGVKRGGLPVKRAAEPPVVQPVPPAVLSGPPGEEGLSPGGKRRRGCTSEQTGLPPGLPLPPPPLPPPPPPPPPPPPPPPLPGLATNPPFQLTKPGLWSTLHGDAWGPECKASAPPERQEQRHSLPHPYPYPAPAYTAQPPGHRLVPAAPPGPGPRPPGAESHGCPPATRPPGSDLRESRVQRSRMDSSVSPAATTACVPYTPSRPPILSGTTTSSSSSSSSSSSSSSNTGLRGMEPSPGIPSTDHYQTPMLEVASHQGRLGPSTHSSRKPFMAAPTATPHLSLPPGPPSPPPPLCPRLLRPPHPSAWLKGPACRSAREDGEILEDLFFGAEGRPRPPPPPFPHREGFLGPLAPRFSVGTQDSHTPSTPPTTSSSSNNKNGSHSNSPTGPVSFPPPPYLARSMDTLSRPPSPTLSPQDPPLAPLTLALPPAPPSSCHQNTSGSFRHPESPRPRVSFPKTPEVGPGPSPGPLNKAPQPMPPTVGELPARGTRLFDFPPTPLEDQFEEPAEFKILPDGLANIMKMLDESIRKEEEQQQQEAGVAPPSPLKEPFASLQPPFSTDAVPTTTTTTTTTTAATGTTTTATVTQEQEKKPPPALPPPPPLAKFPPPPQPPQPPLPPAASQASLLKSLASVLEGQKYCYRGTGAAVSTRPGPSPATQYSPSPPSGATAPPPTSVAPSAQGLPPPSASSSSQFSTSGGPWAREHRAGEEPAPGPAAPSLPPPPLPLPLPPARSESEVLEEISRACETLVERVGRSATDPAGPVDPVDPVDPVDSGIERLLPQAKEESGGAVAVAAPGSSKRRLKEHQKEHRRHRRACKDVVGRRPREGRAKAKAKAKAPKEKSRRVLGNLDLQSEEIQGREKARPDIGGASKAKPPTAPAPPSAPAPSAQPTPATAPVPGKKSREEATGPPGVSRADMLKLRSLSEGPPKELKIRLIKVESGDKETFIASEVEERRLRMADLTISHCAADVVRASKNAKVKGKFRESYLSPAQSVKPKINTEEKLPREKLNPPTPSIYLESKRDAFSPVLLQFCTDPRNPITVIRGLAGSLRLNLGLFSTKTLVEASGEHTVEVRTQVQQPSDENWDLTGTRQIWPCESSRSHTTIAKYAQYQASSFQESLQEEKESEDEESEEPDSTTGTPPSSAPDPKNHHIIKFGTNIDLSDAKRWKPQLQELLKLPAFMRVTSTGNMLSHVGHTILGMNTVQLYMKVPGSRTPGHQENNNFCSVNINIGPGDCEWFAVHEHYWETISGFCDRHGVDYLTGSWWPILDDLYASNIPVYRFVQRPGDLVWINAGTVHWVQATGWCNNIAWNVGPLTAYQYQLALERYEWNEVKNVKSIVPMIHVSWNVARTVKISDPDLFKMIKFCLLQSMKHCQVQRESLVRAGKKIAYQGRVKDEPAYYCNECDVEVFNILFVTSENGSRNTYLVHCEACARRRSAGLQGVVVLEQYRTEELAQAYDAFTLAPASTSR; encoded by the exons ATGCATCGAGCAGTGGACCCTCCAGGGGCCCGCGTTGCACGGGAAGCCTTTGCCCTTGGGGGCTTGAACTGTGCTGGGGCCTGGAGTTCCTGCCCGCCCCATCCACCTCCTCGTAGCGCATGGCTGCCTGGAGGCAG GTGCTCTGCCAGCGTTGGTCAGCCCCCACTCTCTGCTTCCCTACCCCCTTCACATGGCAGTAGCTCTGGGCACCCCAACAAACCATATTATGTTCCAGG GACACCGACCCCAAGACCCCTCCATGGAAAGCTGGAATCCTTGCATGGCTGTGTGCAGGCATTGCTCCGGGAGCCAGCCCAGCCAGGGTTGTGGGAGCAGCTTGGGCAGCTGTACGAGTCAGAGCATGACAATGAGGAGGCCATACGCTGCTACCACAGCGCCCTTCGATATGGAGGAAGCTTGGCTGAGCTGGGGCCCCACATCGGCCGATTACAGCAG GCCCAGCTCTGGAACTTTCATGCTGGCTCCTGCCAACACCGAGCCAAGGTCCTGCCCCCCCTGGAGCAAGTATGGAACTTGCTGCACCTTGAG CACAAGCGGAACTATGGGGTCAAGCGGGGGGGTCTCCCAGTAAAGCGAGCTGCTGAACCACCAGTGGTGCAGCCTGTGCCTCCTGCAGTACTCTCAGGCCCCCCAGGAGAGGAGGGCCTCAGCCCTGGAGGCAAGCGCAGAAGAGGCTGCACCTCTGAGCAG ACTGGCCTTCCCCCAGGACTGCCgctgccaccaccaccattaccacccccaccaccaccacctccacccccacccccaccaccacctctgccTGGCCTAGCCACCAACCCTCCATTTCAGCTGACCAAGCCAGGGCTGTGGAGTACCCTGCATGGAGATGCCTGGGGCCCTGAGTGCAAGGCTTCAGCACCCCCAGAGCGCCAG GAACAGCGGCACTCGCTGCCTCACCCATATCCATACCCAGCTCCAGCCTACACTGCGCAACCCCCTGGCCACCGGCTGGTCCCAGCTGcacccccaggcccaggcccccgTCCCCCAGGAGCAGAGAGCCATGGCTGCCCGCCTGCCACCCGTCCCCCCGGAAGTGACCTTAGAGAGAGCAGAGTTCAGAGGTCGCGGATGGACTCCAGCGTTTCACCAGCAGCAACCACCGCCTGCGTGCCTTATACACCTTCCCGGCCCCCCATTCTCTCcggcaccaccaccagcagcagtagcagcagcagcagcagcagcagcagcagcagcaacactgGTCTCCGGGGCATGGAGCCAAGCCCAGGCATT CCCAGCACTGACCATTACCAAACACCCATGCTGGAAGTCGCCTCTCACCAAGGTCGCCTGGGGCCCTCGACACACAGCAGTCGGAAACCTTTCATGGCAGCTCCCACTGCCACTCCTCACTTGTCCCTGCCACCTGGCCCCCCctcacctcctccacctctctgtCCCCGGCTCTTGCGCCCCCCACACCCCTCTGCCTGGCTGAAGGGCCCGGCCTGCCGGTCAGCCCGTGAAGATGGAGAGATCTTAGAGGATCTCTTCTTTGGGGCTGAGGGACGCCCTCGCCCTCCTCCACCACCCTTCCCGCACCGTGAGGGCTTCTTGGGGCCTCTGGCCCCCCGTTTTTCTGTGGGCACTCAGGATTCGCACACCCCTTCTACTCCCccaaccaccagcagcagcagcaacaacaaaaatggcaGCCACAGCAACAGCCCTACTGGGCCTGtgtccttccccccacctccctatTTGGCCAGAAGTATGGACACCCTTTCCCGGCCCCCCAGCCCAACACTGAGCCCCCAGGACCCACCTCTTGCACCCCTCACTCttgccctgcctccagcccctccctcctcctgccacCAAAATACCTCAGGAAGCTTCAGGCACCCGGAGAGCCCTCGGCCCAGGGTCTCCTTCCCAAAGACCCCCGAGGTGGGGCCAGGGCCATCCCCAGGCCCCCTGAATAAAGCCCCCCAGCCCATGCCGCCGACGGTTGGGGAATTGCCTGCCCGAGGCACACGACTCTTTGATTTCCCCCCTACTCCACTGGAGGACCAGTTTGAGGAGCCCGCTGAATTTAAGATCCTACCTGATGGGCTGGCCAACATCATGAAGATGCTGGATGAATCCATTCgcaaggaggaggagcagcaacAACAGGAGGCAGGTGTAGCCCCCCCATCTCCCCTGAAGGAGCCCTTCGCATCTCTGCAGCCTCCATTCTCCACTGACGCTGtcccaaccaccaccaccaccaccaccaccaccaccgctgccaccggcaccaccaccaccgccacagTCACCCAAGAACAGGAGAAGAAGCCACCACCAGCCctaccaccaccgccaccactaGCCAAGTTCCCTCCACCGCCCCAGCCGCCGCAGCCCCCGCTACCCCCAGCAGCCAGCCAAGCGAGCCTGCTCAAATCTTTGGCCTCCGTGTTGGAGGGACAAAAATACTGTTACCGGGGGACAGGAGCAGCTGTTTCTACCCGTCCTGGGCCCTCGCCCGCCACTCAGTATTCCCCCAGCCCCCCATCAGGTGCTACCGCCCCACCGCCCACCTCAGTggcccccagtgcccagggccttcCTCCGCCCTCTGCTTCCTCGTCATCTCAGTTCTCTACCTCAGGTGGGCCCTGGGCCCGGGAGCACAGGGCAGGTGAAGAGCCAGCCCCAGGCCCCGCGGCCCCCAGCCTGCCGCCCccgcctctgcccctgcccttaCCCCCTGCTCGCTCCGAGTCTGAGGTGCTAGAAGAGATCAGTCGGGCTTGTGAGACTCTTGTGGAGCGGGTGGGCCGGAGTGCCACAGACCCAGCAGGCCCGGTGGACCCGGTGGACCCTGTGGACCCAGTGGACAGCGGGATTGAGCGGCTGCTGCCTCAGGCCAAGGAGGAGAGTGGCGGGGCAGTGGCCGTAGCAGCACCGGGCAGCAGTAAGCGGCGGCTGAAGGAACACCAGAAGGAGCATCGGCGGCACAGGCGGGCCTGTAAGGACGTGGTGGGTCGGCGGCCCCGTGAGGGCagggccaaggccaaggccaaggccaaggcccCCAAAGAAAAGAGCCGCCGGGTGCTGGGGAACCTGGACTTGCAGAGCGAGGAGATCCAGGGTCGTGAGAAGGCCAGGCCCGACATTGGTGGGGCCTCGAAGGCTAAGCCACCCACAGCTCCTGCCCCTCCGTCAGCACCTGCGCCCTCTGCCCAGCCCACACCCGCCACGGCCCCTGTCCCTGGGAAGAAGTCTCGGGAAGAAGCCACAGGGCCACCAGGGGTCAGCCGGGCTGACATGCTGAAGCTGCGGTCACTTAGTGAAGGGCCCCCCAAGGAGCTGAAGATCCGGCTTATCAAAGTAGAGAGTGGTGACAAGGAGACCTTCATTGCCTCAGAGGTGGAGGAGCGGCGGCTGCGCATGGCGGACCTCACCATCAGCCACTGTGCTGCCGACGTCGTGCGTGCCAGCAA GAACGCCAAGGTGAAGGGGAAGTTTAGAGAGTCCTACCTTTCTCCTGCCCAGTCTGTGAAACCGAAGATCAACACGGAGGAGAAGCTGCCCAGGGAAAAACTGAACCCGCCTACACCCAGCATCTAT CTGGAGAGCAAACGGGACGCCTTCTCTCCAGTGCTGCTGCAGTTCTGTACGGACCCTCGGAATCCCATCACCGTGATCCGGGGCTTGGCGGGCTCCCTGCGGCTCA ACTTGGGCCTCTTCTCCACCAAGACGCTGGTGGAGGCGAGTGGTGAGCACACTGTGGAGGTGCGCACGCAGGTGCAGCAGCCCTCGGACGAGAACTGGGACCTGACGGGCACTCGACAGATCTGGCCCTGTGAGAGCTCCCGCTCCCACACCACCATTGCCAAGTATGCGCAGTACCAGGCCTCCTCCTTCCAGGAGTCCCTGCAG gaggaaaaggaaagcgAGGATGAGGAGTCGGAGGAGCCAGACAGCACCACAGGAACCCCTCCTAG CAGCGCACCAGATCCGAAGAACCATCACATTATCAAGTTTGGCACGAACATCGACCTGTCTGATGCCAAGCG GTGgaagccacagctgcaggagctgCTGAAGCTGCCCGCCTTCATGCGGGTAACATCCACGGGCAATATGCTGAGCCACGTGGGCCACACGATCCTGGGCATGAATACGGTGCAGCTGTACATGAAAGTCCCTGGCAGCCGAACGCCAG GCCACCAAGAGAACAACAATTTCTGCTCTGTCAACATCAACATAGGCCCAGGCGACTGCGAGTGGTTCGCAGTGCACGAGCACTACTGGGAGACCATCAGCGGTTTCTGCGACCG GCATGGTGTGGACTACCTGACAGGTTCCTGGTGGCCAATCCTGGATGACCTCTATGCTTCCAATATACCTGTGTACCGCTTCGTGCAGCGCCCTGGAGACCTCGTGTGGATTAACGCCGGGACCGTGCACTGGGTGCAGGCCACCGGCTGGTGTAACAATATCGCCTGGAACGTTGGGCCCCTCACCG CTTATCAGTACCAGCTGGCCCTGGAACGGTATGAGTGGAACGAGGTGAAGAACGTCAAATCCATTGTGCCCATGATTCACGTGTCCTGGAACGTGGCTCGCACTGTCAAAATCAGCGACCCTGACTTGTTCAAGATGATCAA GTTCTGCCTTCTGCAGTCCATGAAGCACTGCCAGGTGCAACGGGAGAGCCTGGTGCGGGCAGGAAAGAAAATCGCCTACCAGGGCCGGGTCAAGGATGAGCCTGCCTACTACTGCAACGAGTGCGAC GTGGAGGTGTTCAATATCCTGTTCGTGACGAGCGAGAACGGCAGCCGCAACACTTATCTGGTGCACTGCGAGGCTTGTGCCCGGCGTCGCAGCGCGGGCCTCCAGGGCGTGGTGGTGCTGGAGCAGTACCGCACCGAGGAACTGGCTCAGGCCTACGACGCCTTCACGCTG GCCCCAGCCAGCACGTCTCGATGA
- the KDM6B gene encoding lysine-specific demethylase 6B isoform X2, whose translation MHRAVDPPGARVAREAFALGGLNCAGAWSSCPPHPPPRSAWLPGGRCSASVGQPPLSASLPPSHGSSSGHPNKPYYVPGTPTPRPLHGKLESLHGCVQALLREPAQPGLWEQLGQLYESEHDNEEAIRCYHSALRYGGSLAELGPHIGRLQQAQLWNFHAGSCQHRAKVLPPLEQVWNLLHLEHKRNYGVKRGGLPVKRAAEPPVVQPVPPAVLSGPPGEEGLSPGGKRRRGCTSEQTGLPPGLPLPPPPLPPPPPPPPPPPPPPPLPGLATNPPFQLTKPGLWSTLHGDAWGPECKASAPPERQEQRHSLPHPYPYPAPAYTAQPPGHRLVPAAPPGPGPRPPGAESHGCPPATRPPGSDLRESRVQRSRMDSSVSPAATTACVPYTPSRPPILSGTTTSSSSSSSSSSSSSSNTGLRGMEPSPGIPSTDHYQTPMLEVASHQGRLGPSTHSSRKPFMAAPTATPHLSLPPGPPSPPPPLCPRLLRPPHPSAWLKGPACRSAREDGEILEDLFFGAEGRPRPPPPPFPHREGFLGPLAPRFSVGTQDSHTPSTPPTTSSSSNNKNGSHSNSPTGPVSFPPPPYLARSMDTLSRPPSPTLSPQDPPLAPLTLALPPAPPSSCHQNTSGSFRHPESPRPRVSFPKTPEVGPGPSPGPLNKAPQPMPPTVGELPARGTRLFDFPPTPLEDQFEEPAEFKILPDGLANIMKMLDESIRKEEEQQQQEAGVAPPSPLKEPFASLQPPFSTDAVPTTTTTTTTTTAATGTTTTATVTQEQEKKPPPALPPPPPLAKFPPPPQPPQPPLPPAASQASLLKSLASVLEGQKYCYRGTGAAVSTRPGPSPATQYSPSPPSGATAPPPTSVAPSAQGLPPPSASSSSQFSTSGGPWAREHRAGEEPAPGPAAPSLPPPPLPLPLPPARSESEVLEEISRACETLVERVGRSATDPAGPVDPVDPVDPVDSGIERLLPQAKEESGGAVAVAAPGSSKRRLKEHQKEHRRHRRACKDVVGRRPREGRAKAKAKAKAPKEKSRRVLGNLDLQSEEIQGREKARPDIGGASKAKPPTAPAPPSAPAPSAQPTPATAPVPGKKSREEATGPPGVSRADMLKLRSLSEGPPKELKIRLIKVESGDKETFIASEVEERRLRMADLTISHCAADVVRASKNAKVKGKFRESYLSPAQSVKPKINTEEKLPREKLNPPTPSIYLESKRDAFSPVLLQFCTDPRNPITVIRGLAGSLRLNLGLFSTKTLVEASGEHTVEVRTQVQQPSDENWDLTGTRQIWPCESSRSHTTIAKYAQYQASSFQESLQEEKESEDEESEEPDSTTGTPPSAPDPKNHHIIKFGTNIDLSDAKRWKPQLQELLKLPAFMRVTSTGNMLSHVGHTILGMNTVQLYMKVPGSRTPGHQENNNFCSVNINIGPGDCEWFAVHEHYWETISGFCDRHGVDYLTGSWWPILDDLYASNIPVYRFVQRPGDLVWINAGTVHWVQATGWCNNIAWNVGPLTAYQYQLALERYEWNEVKNVKSIVPMIHVSWNVARTVKISDPDLFKMIKFCLLQSMKHCQVQRESLVRAGKKIAYQGRVKDEPAYYCNECDVEVFNILFVTSENGSRNTYLVHCEACARRRSAGLQGVVVLEQYRTEELAQAYDAFTLAPASTSR comes from the exons ATGCATCGAGCAGTGGACCCTCCAGGGGCCCGCGTTGCACGGGAAGCCTTTGCCCTTGGGGGCTTGAACTGTGCTGGGGCCTGGAGTTCCTGCCCGCCCCATCCACCTCCTCGTAGCGCATGGCTGCCTGGAGGCAG GTGCTCTGCCAGCGTTGGTCAGCCCCCACTCTCTGCTTCCCTACCCCCTTCACATGGCAGTAGCTCTGGGCACCCCAACAAACCATATTATGTTCCAGG GACACCGACCCCAAGACCCCTCCATGGAAAGCTGGAATCCTTGCATGGCTGTGTGCAGGCATTGCTCCGGGAGCCAGCCCAGCCAGGGTTGTGGGAGCAGCTTGGGCAGCTGTACGAGTCAGAGCATGACAATGAGGAGGCCATACGCTGCTACCACAGCGCCCTTCGATATGGAGGAAGCTTGGCTGAGCTGGGGCCCCACATCGGCCGATTACAGCAG GCCCAGCTCTGGAACTTTCATGCTGGCTCCTGCCAACACCGAGCCAAGGTCCTGCCCCCCCTGGAGCAAGTATGGAACTTGCTGCACCTTGAG CACAAGCGGAACTATGGGGTCAAGCGGGGGGGTCTCCCAGTAAAGCGAGCTGCTGAACCACCAGTGGTGCAGCCTGTGCCTCCTGCAGTACTCTCAGGCCCCCCAGGAGAGGAGGGCCTCAGCCCTGGAGGCAAGCGCAGAAGAGGCTGCACCTCTGAGCAG ACTGGCCTTCCCCCAGGACTGCCgctgccaccaccaccattaccacccccaccaccaccacctccacccccacccccaccaccacctctgccTGGCCTAGCCACCAACCCTCCATTTCAGCTGACCAAGCCAGGGCTGTGGAGTACCCTGCATGGAGATGCCTGGGGCCCTGAGTGCAAGGCTTCAGCACCCCCAGAGCGCCAG GAACAGCGGCACTCGCTGCCTCACCCATATCCATACCCAGCTCCAGCCTACACTGCGCAACCCCCTGGCCACCGGCTGGTCCCAGCTGcacccccaggcccaggcccccgTCCCCCAGGAGCAGAGAGCCATGGCTGCCCGCCTGCCACCCGTCCCCCCGGAAGTGACCTTAGAGAGAGCAGAGTTCAGAGGTCGCGGATGGACTCCAGCGTTTCACCAGCAGCAACCACCGCCTGCGTGCCTTATACACCTTCCCGGCCCCCCATTCTCTCcggcaccaccaccagcagcagtagcagcagcagcagcagcagcagcagcagcagcaacactgGTCTCCGGGGCATGGAGCCAAGCCCAGGCATT CCCAGCACTGACCATTACCAAACACCCATGCTGGAAGTCGCCTCTCACCAAGGTCGCCTGGGGCCCTCGACACACAGCAGTCGGAAACCTTTCATGGCAGCTCCCACTGCCACTCCTCACTTGTCCCTGCCACCTGGCCCCCCctcacctcctccacctctctgtCCCCGGCTCTTGCGCCCCCCACACCCCTCTGCCTGGCTGAAGGGCCCGGCCTGCCGGTCAGCCCGTGAAGATGGAGAGATCTTAGAGGATCTCTTCTTTGGGGCTGAGGGACGCCCTCGCCCTCCTCCACCACCCTTCCCGCACCGTGAGGGCTTCTTGGGGCCTCTGGCCCCCCGTTTTTCTGTGGGCACTCAGGATTCGCACACCCCTTCTACTCCCccaaccaccagcagcagcagcaacaacaaaaatggcaGCCACAGCAACAGCCCTACTGGGCCTGtgtccttccccccacctccctatTTGGCCAGAAGTATGGACACCCTTTCCCGGCCCCCCAGCCCAACACTGAGCCCCCAGGACCCACCTCTTGCACCCCTCACTCttgccctgcctccagcccctccctcctcctgccacCAAAATACCTCAGGAAGCTTCAGGCACCCGGAGAGCCCTCGGCCCAGGGTCTCCTTCCCAAAGACCCCCGAGGTGGGGCCAGGGCCATCCCCAGGCCCCCTGAATAAAGCCCCCCAGCCCATGCCGCCGACGGTTGGGGAATTGCCTGCCCGAGGCACACGACTCTTTGATTTCCCCCCTACTCCACTGGAGGACCAGTTTGAGGAGCCCGCTGAATTTAAGATCCTACCTGATGGGCTGGCCAACATCATGAAGATGCTGGATGAATCCATTCgcaaggaggaggagcagcaacAACAGGAGGCAGGTGTAGCCCCCCCATCTCCCCTGAAGGAGCCCTTCGCATCTCTGCAGCCTCCATTCTCCACTGACGCTGtcccaaccaccaccaccaccaccaccaccaccaccgctgccaccggcaccaccaccaccgccacagTCACCCAAGAACAGGAGAAGAAGCCACCACCAGCCctaccaccaccgccaccactaGCCAAGTTCCCTCCACCGCCCCAGCCGCCGCAGCCCCCGCTACCCCCAGCAGCCAGCCAAGCGAGCCTGCTCAAATCTTTGGCCTCCGTGTTGGAGGGACAAAAATACTGTTACCGGGGGACAGGAGCAGCTGTTTCTACCCGTCCTGGGCCCTCGCCCGCCACTCAGTATTCCCCCAGCCCCCCATCAGGTGCTACCGCCCCACCGCCCACCTCAGTggcccccagtgcccagggccttcCTCCGCCCTCTGCTTCCTCGTCATCTCAGTTCTCTACCTCAGGTGGGCCCTGGGCCCGGGAGCACAGGGCAGGTGAAGAGCCAGCCCCAGGCCCCGCGGCCCCCAGCCTGCCGCCCccgcctctgcccctgcccttaCCCCCTGCTCGCTCCGAGTCTGAGGTGCTAGAAGAGATCAGTCGGGCTTGTGAGACTCTTGTGGAGCGGGTGGGCCGGAGTGCCACAGACCCAGCAGGCCCGGTGGACCCGGTGGACCCTGTGGACCCAGTGGACAGCGGGATTGAGCGGCTGCTGCCTCAGGCCAAGGAGGAGAGTGGCGGGGCAGTGGCCGTAGCAGCACCGGGCAGCAGTAAGCGGCGGCTGAAGGAACACCAGAAGGAGCATCGGCGGCACAGGCGGGCCTGTAAGGACGTGGTGGGTCGGCGGCCCCGTGAGGGCagggccaaggccaaggccaaggccaaggcccCCAAAGAAAAGAGCCGCCGGGTGCTGGGGAACCTGGACTTGCAGAGCGAGGAGATCCAGGGTCGTGAGAAGGCCAGGCCCGACATTGGTGGGGCCTCGAAGGCTAAGCCACCCACAGCTCCTGCCCCTCCGTCAGCACCTGCGCCCTCTGCCCAGCCCACACCCGCCACGGCCCCTGTCCCTGGGAAGAAGTCTCGGGAAGAAGCCACAGGGCCACCAGGGGTCAGCCGGGCTGACATGCTGAAGCTGCGGTCACTTAGTGAAGGGCCCCCCAAGGAGCTGAAGATCCGGCTTATCAAAGTAGAGAGTGGTGACAAGGAGACCTTCATTGCCTCAGAGGTGGAGGAGCGGCGGCTGCGCATGGCGGACCTCACCATCAGCCACTGTGCTGCCGACGTCGTGCGTGCCAGCAA GAACGCCAAGGTGAAGGGGAAGTTTAGAGAGTCCTACCTTTCTCCTGCCCAGTCTGTGAAACCGAAGATCAACACGGAGGAGAAGCTGCCCAGGGAAAAACTGAACCCGCCTACACCCAGCATCTAT CTGGAGAGCAAACGGGACGCCTTCTCTCCAGTGCTGCTGCAGTTCTGTACGGACCCTCGGAATCCCATCACCGTGATCCGGGGCTTGGCGGGCTCCCTGCGGCTCA ACTTGGGCCTCTTCTCCACCAAGACGCTGGTGGAGGCGAGTGGTGAGCACACTGTGGAGGTGCGCACGCAGGTGCAGCAGCCCTCGGACGAGAACTGGGACCTGACGGGCACTCGACAGATCTGGCCCTGTGAGAGCTCCCGCTCCCACACCACCATTGCCAAGTATGCGCAGTACCAGGCCTCCTCCTTCCAGGAGTCCCTGCAG gaggaaaaggaaagcgAGGATGAGGAGTCGGAGGAGCCAGACAGCACCACAGGAACCCCTCCTAG CGCACCAGATCCGAAGAACCATCACATTATCAAGTTTGGCACGAACATCGACCTGTCTGATGCCAAGCG GTGgaagccacagctgcaggagctgCTGAAGCTGCCCGCCTTCATGCGGGTAACATCCACGGGCAATATGCTGAGCCACGTGGGCCACACGATCCTGGGCATGAATACGGTGCAGCTGTACATGAAAGTCCCTGGCAGCCGAACGCCAG GCCACCAAGAGAACAACAATTTCTGCTCTGTCAACATCAACATAGGCCCAGGCGACTGCGAGTGGTTCGCAGTGCACGAGCACTACTGGGAGACCATCAGCGGTTTCTGCGACCG GCATGGTGTGGACTACCTGACAGGTTCCTGGTGGCCAATCCTGGATGACCTCTATGCTTCCAATATACCTGTGTACCGCTTCGTGCAGCGCCCTGGAGACCTCGTGTGGATTAACGCCGGGACCGTGCACTGGGTGCAGGCCACCGGCTGGTGTAACAATATCGCCTGGAACGTTGGGCCCCTCACCG CTTATCAGTACCAGCTGGCCCTGGAACGGTATGAGTGGAACGAGGTGAAGAACGTCAAATCCATTGTGCCCATGATTCACGTGTCCTGGAACGTGGCTCGCACTGTCAAAATCAGCGACCCTGACTTGTTCAAGATGATCAA GTTCTGCCTTCTGCAGTCCATGAAGCACTGCCAGGTGCAACGGGAGAGCCTGGTGCGGGCAGGAAAGAAAATCGCCTACCAGGGCCGGGTCAAGGATGAGCCTGCCTACTACTGCAACGAGTGCGAC GTGGAGGTGTTCAATATCCTGTTCGTGACGAGCGAGAACGGCAGCCGCAACACTTATCTGGTGCACTGCGAGGCTTGTGCCCGGCGTCGCAGCGCGGGCCTCCAGGGCGTGGTGGTGCTGGAGCAGTACCGCACCGAGGAACTGGCTCAGGCCTACGACGCCTTCACGCTG GCCCCAGCCAGCACGTCTCGATGA